One Paraburkholderia sp. IMGN_8 DNA window includes the following coding sequences:
- the flhF gene encoding flagellar biosynthesis protein FlhF: MNIRKFVGATSRDALRLVREALGPDAVVLSNRTMDDGSVEIVALADSDLAAITPKARAGASAPQAMPTNAATGMPSLAAPRATTMQANPYASGMPDVFSSVFGASPEAGAETMAASDAPVAASKPAAVPKASLPGAANAPSKTPAMPSASAPSQPIAIDQPSARAAATRLTEDIRTDLLKAAGVPATPAAPAADVEAPRTMAESNPWLIDHARRIAAEQQQQGAYSARPAAMTPAAAMAKGLGAAVEPGKTAAQAAAAQVADTPEWAREAAQVAARRAAQKIAPSLPSGDDARTPASVAEAIKARMEQVVNETVMNELASMRGMMEEHFAGLLWGERQRRSPARAALTKHLFAAGFSAQLVQMMVDNLPENVEDMDGGMAWIRSVLESNLPVMEDEDALMERGGVFALMGPTGVGKTTTTAKLAARCVMRFGASKVALLTTDSYRIGGHEQLRIFGKILGVSVHAVKDGADLQLALSELRNKHIVLIDTIGMSQRDRLVSEQIAMLCRAGQPVQRLLLLNATSHGDTLNEVVQAYQRAPDQQPLAGCILTKLDEATNLGGVLDTVIRYKLPVHYVSTGQKVPENLYVATKKFLIKSAFCIPRDNSPFVPHDDDIPALLSALSARSTAELHEVRFG; encoded by the coding sequence TTGAACATTCGTAAATTTGTCGGTGCTACCAGTCGTGACGCTCTGCGTCTCGTGCGCGAAGCCCTGGGCCCGGATGCGGTTGTGTTGTCCAATCGCACGATGGACGACGGCAGCGTCGAGATCGTCGCGCTGGCCGACAGCGATCTCGCGGCCATCACGCCGAAGGCTCGCGCCGGCGCAAGCGCACCGCAGGCCATGCCGACGAATGCAGCGACTGGAATGCCTTCGCTTGCCGCACCGCGCGCCACGACGATGCAGGCGAACCCGTATGCGAGCGGCATGCCCGATGTGTTCTCGTCGGTGTTCGGCGCAAGCCCGGAAGCCGGCGCTGAGACCATGGCCGCAAGCGATGCGCCGGTTGCCGCATCGAAACCCGCTGCTGTGCCGAAAGCCTCGCTGCCGGGCGCCGCCAATGCCCCGTCGAAGACGCCGGCCATGCCTTCCGCATCCGCGCCGTCACAACCGATCGCCATCGACCAACCCAGCGCTCGCGCCGCGGCGACGCGTCTTACCGAAGACATCCGCACCGATCTGCTCAAAGCCGCCGGCGTGCCGGCCACGCCCGCCGCACCGGCAGCTGATGTTGAAGCGCCGCGCACGATGGCCGAATCGAACCCCTGGCTGATCGACCACGCCCGCCGCATCGCCGCCGAGCAGCAACAGCAAGGCGCCTACAGCGCGCGGCCCGCGGCGATGACGCCTGCCGCCGCGATGGCCAAGGGCCTCGGCGCCGCAGTCGAGCCAGGCAAGACCGCGGCGCAGGCGGCCGCCGCGCAAGTCGCCGATACGCCCGAATGGGCCCGCGAAGCCGCGCAAGTTGCCGCGCGCCGCGCCGCGCAGAAGATCGCGCCGTCGCTGCCCAGCGGCGACGACGCCCGCACCCCCGCCTCGGTCGCCGAAGCGATCAAGGCGCGCATGGAGCAGGTCGTCAACGAAACCGTGATGAACGAACTCGCGTCGATGCGCGGAATGATGGAAGAACACTTCGCCGGTCTGTTGTGGGGCGAGCGCCAGCGCCGCAGCCCGGCGCGCGCCGCGCTCACCAAGCATCTGTTCGCCGCCGGTTTTTCCGCGCAACTCGTGCAGATGATGGTCGACAACCTGCCGGAAAACGTCGAAGACATGGACGGCGGCATGGCGTGGATCCGCTCGGTGCTCGAATCGAACCTGCCGGTGATGGAAGACGAAGACGCGCTGATGGAGCGCGGCGGCGTGTTCGCGCTGATGGGCCCGACGGGCGTCGGCAAGACGACGACCACCGCCAAGCTCGCGGCACGCTGCGTGATGCGCTTCGGCGCCAGCAAGGTCGCGCTGCTCACCACCGACAGCTACCGGATCGGCGGCCATGAACAACTGCGCATCTTCGGCAAGATTCTCGGCGTGTCGGTTCACGCGGTGAAAGACGGCGCCGATCTGCAACTCGCGCTCTCCGAACTGCGCAACAAGCACATCGTGCTGATCGACACGATCGGCATGAGCCAGCGCGACCGCCTCGTGTCCGAACAGATTGCGATGCTGTGCCGCGCCGGTCAGCCGGTGCAGCGTCTCCTGTTGCTGAACGCGACGAGTCACGGCGACACCCTCAATGAAGTCGTGCAGGCGTATCAACGCGCGCCGGATCAGCAGCCGCTCGCCGGCTGCATCCTGACCAAGCTCGACGAAGCCACCAATCTGGGCGGCGTACTCGACACGGTGATCCGCTACAAGCTGCCGGTGCACTACGTCTCGACCGGTCAGAAGGTGCCGGAAAACCTGTACGTCGCGACGAAGAAATTCCTGATCAAGAGCGCGTTCTGCATTCCGCGCGACAACTCCCCATTCGTGCCGCACGACGACGATATTCCGGCGTTGCTGTCCGCGCTGTCCGCGCGGTCGACGGCCGAACTGCACGAGGTCCGCTTTGGATAA
- a CDS encoding AAA family ATPase, with the protein MDKFISDQAEGLRRLLARSGSRVIAVTGGSAGVGSTTTVVNLAAALAQQGKDVLVIDECLGDKSVSAMLGGVCGAGNFEAVIRGEMTLDDATARHALGFSVLAASRNNREGHTAAQLGPVLHGSADIVLIDAQLDEQGHLSPLATQAHDLMIVTRVAAQAITDAYACMKRLHYAHATAQFRVLVNHVQSVDDAHIAFANLAGVAGRYLTVALEDAGCIAADVRMARALELSRCVVDAFPSTPAARDFRHLAAELQYWPMRPAMSSQTPWMAPATVTAAQHADQPSAQHA; encoded by the coding sequence TTGGATAAATTCATCTCGGATCAGGCCGAAGGACTGCGGCGCTTGTTGGCGAGAAGCGGCTCACGCGTGATTGCGGTGACGGGCGGATCGGCCGGCGTCGGCTCTACGACGACAGTGGTGAATCTCGCCGCGGCGCTCGCGCAGCAGGGCAAGGACGTGCTGGTGATCGACGAATGTCTCGGCGACAAGTCGGTGAGCGCGATGCTCGGCGGCGTGTGCGGCGCGGGCAATTTTGAGGCCGTGATACGCGGCGAGATGACGCTCGACGACGCCACCGCACGGCACGCACTCGGGTTTTCGGTGCTGGCCGCCTCGCGCAACAACCGCGAAGGCCACACGGCCGCGCAGTTAGGCCCGGTGCTGCACGGTTCCGCGGATATCGTGCTGATCGACGCGCAACTCGACGAGCAAGGCCACCTGTCACCGCTCGCGACTCAGGCGCACGACCTGATGATCGTCACGCGCGTGGCCGCGCAGGCGATCACCGACGCGTACGCATGCATGAAGCGTCTGCACTACGCGCACGCCACCGCGCAGTTTCGCGTGCTGGTGAACCACGTGCAGAGCGTGGACGACGCGCATATCGCTTTTGCAAACCTGGCCGGCGTGGCCGGGCGCTACCTGACGGTGGCGCTGGAAGACGCCGGTTGCATTGCCGCCGATGTGCGGATGGCGCGAGCCCTGGAGTTGTCGCGCTGTGTCGTCGATGCATTTCCGTCGACACCGGCGGCGCGCGACTTCCGGCATCTTGCCGCCGAATTGCAGTACTGGCCGATGCGGCCAGCGATGTCGTCGCAAACGCCGTGGATGGCGCCAGCGACGGTTACGGCGGCGCAACACGCCGACCAACCTTCTGCGCAGCACGCCTGA
- a CDS encoding RNA polymerase sigma factor FliA, with amino-acid sequence MYNAQGKISQAEVLTKYAPLVRRLGLQLVAKMPASVDLDDLIQAGMIGLLDAAGRYKEDQGAQFETYASQRIRGAMLDELRSNDWLPRSLRRTSREVETAVHKVEQNLGRSASETEIAEHLKMPLDEYQSMLQDLHGSQLIYYEDFDRSADDEPFLDRYCVDHSDPLSALLDDSLRSALVEAIDRLPEREKLLMSLYYERGMNLREIGAVMEVSESRVCQLHSQAVARLRTRLREMAWANAEAT; translated from the coding sequence ATGTATAACGCTCAGGGAAAGATTTCCCAAGCCGAAGTTCTGACGAAGTACGCACCGCTGGTGCGCCGCCTCGGCTTGCAGCTCGTCGCCAAGATGCCGGCGAGCGTCGATCTGGACGATCTGATCCAGGCCGGCATGATCGGACTGCTGGACGCCGCGGGCCGCTACAAGGAGGACCAGGGCGCGCAGTTCGAGACTTACGCCAGCCAGCGGATTCGCGGCGCGATGCTCGACGAGTTGCGCAGCAACGACTGGCTGCCGCGCAGCTTGCGGCGTACCTCGCGCGAGGTCGAAACGGCGGTGCACAAGGTCGAACAGAACCTGGGCCGTTCGGCGAGCGAGACCGAGATCGCCGAGCATTTGAAAATGCCGCTCGATGAGTATCAGTCGATGCTCCAGGATCTGCATGGCAGCCAACTGATCTATTACGAAGACTTCGACCGTTCCGCGGACGACGAGCCGTTTCTCGACCGCTACTGCGTCGATCATTCGGACCCGCTGTCGGCGCTGCTCGACGACAGTTTGCGCTCGGCGCTGGTGGAGGCGATCGACCGTCTGCCGGAGCGCGAGAAGCTGCTGATGTCGCTGTACTACGAGCGCGGCATGAACCTGCGCGAAATCGGCGCGGTGATGGAAGTCAGCGAATCGCGGGTGTGCCAGTTGCACAGCCAGGCGGTGGCACGCTTGCGCACGCGACTGCGGGAGATGGCCTGGGCGAACGCCGAGGCGACTTGA
- a CDS encoding type II toxin-antitoxin system HicB family antitoxin, with translation MKNLIFPIAIEPGDEHHAFGVVVPDIPGCHAAGDTLEEAYANAKEAIEAHLDTLLDEGMPIPERLTLEAHRRNPDYAGFTWGFVTTRNIPALKKAVRINISLPEALVHDIDAYAQARGMSRSAFLALAAEHEMADA, from the coding sequence ATGAAGAACTTGATTTTCCCGATCGCGATCGAGCCAGGTGACGAGCACCATGCGTTCGGCGTGGTGGTTCCCGACATTCCGGGTTGTCATGCCGCGGGCGATACGCTGGAGGAGGCTTACGCGAACGCGAAAGAAGCGATCGAGGCGCATCTCGATACGCTGCTCGACGAAGGTATGCCGATCCCGGAACGGCTGACGCTCGAAGCGCATCGGCGTAATCCGGACTATGCAGGCTTTACGTGGGGTTTCGTGACAACCCGGAATATCCCGGCGTTGAAGAAAGCGGTGCGCATCAATATCTCGCTGCCCGAGGCGCTGGTCCACGACATCGACGCTTACGCGCAGGCACGCGGCATGTCGCGTTCGGCGTTTCTCGCGCTGGCCGCGGAGCATGAGATGGCGGATGCGTGA
- a CDS encoding flagellar protein FlgN: MKDALLATLIEEYSAVEAFASILVLETRALTALSPLEQLPPIIEKKTELIGLLAKLESARDAQLAELGFPAGWPGMELAASTDARLAAQWSLLQNAADRARRSNTSNGELIRVRMDYNQRALTALQVVVPQKAGFYGPDGRIPARSAA; this comes from the coding sequence ATGAAAGACGCCCTGCTTGCCACTCTCATCGAGGAATATTCGGCCGTCGAGGCCTTCGCCTCGATTCTGGTGCTCGAGACTCGTGCACTGACCGCCTTGTCGCCGCTGGAACAGCTGCCGCCGATCATCGAGAAGAAAACCGAACTGATCGGCTTGCTTGCCAAACTCGAAAGCGCGCGCGACGCGCAGTTGGCCGAACTGGGCTTTCCGGCCGGCTGGCCCGGCATGGAGCTCGCGGCAAGCACCGACGCGCGGCTCGCGGCGCAATGGTCGCTGCTGCAAAATGCGGCCGATCGTGCACGGCGCTCCAATACGAGTAACGGTGAACTCATCCGCGTGCGGATGGACTACAACCAGCGTGCGCTGACGGCGTTGCAAGTGGTCGTGCCGCAGAAGGCCGGCTTCTATGGACCGGATGGACGGATTCCGGCGCGTAGCGCGGCATAA
- the flgM gene encoding flagellar biosynthesis anti-sigma factor FlgM: MKVDSTTNSNLPTLKDALSRSQNSDATAATSNAQSAGTASQSTTSSGSGDASVSLSGLSQHLRSLAASGSADIDTAHVESIKQAIKDGSLKIDSGKIADGVLETARGLLQSKTSSTGN, translated from the coding sequence GTGAAAGTCGATTCCACAACCAATTCGAATCTGCCGACGTTGAAAGACGCTCTGTCCCGCTCGCAGAACAGCGACGCGACGGCCGCGACCAGCAACGCGCAGAGTGCGGGCACGGCCTCGCAGAGCACTACCAGCAGCGGTTCGGGCGACGCCAGCGTCAGCCTGTCGGGTCTGTCGCAGCATCTGCGCAGTCTCGCGGCGTCCGGCTCGGCCGATATCGACACGGCGCACGTCGAGTCGATCAAGCAGGCCATCAAGGATGGTTCGCTGAAAATCGATTCGGGCAAGATCGCCGACGGCGTGCTGGAAACGGCGCGCGGCCTGTTGCAAAGCAAAACCTCGTCGACCGGCAACTGA
- the flgA gene encoding flagellar basal body P-ring formation chaperone FlgA, with translation MDQPTSDLTHRASRAAAAHRVGAGAVRLASRLVARLVVSSTLCVTAGALLLSNAAQAEDAGGPIVIPGPGEKNPAALADLAEHMQAAAPAKRAGSAATLAAATAQSMTPGPIARDTDPFTRAANASGSIVIPGAGEPPAAPAMIRTSFKPDANGVVTIPAPVNANPPAATGFASINVVPGARQAVPVVVASAPSSNAGRQAAAVQPVVANAPEVSGFDSLASRGEPPQLGANGKPVVTTTVAAAAPMPARPAIARTPSVRQVAPAVAQRNLQAAAVAQAVAQPVTSPGQQDSEAIRSAALAFLQQQSAGLPGKVEITVAQAFPRGLAACTMLEPFMPSGARLWGRMTVGVRCAGERPWTIYLQARISLRATYYLAARAMAPGEVLTAADLVARDGDLTGLPQAIVTDPSQAVGSVSLTRIAGGMPLRRDMLKSASAVSIGQTVRVVAAGEGFAISAEGSAMNNASPGQQVRVKTANGQIISGIVKDGSTVEIQL, from the coding sequence ATGGACCAGCCCACTTCCGATCTGACGCACCGCGCAAGCCGCGCGGCGGCAGCGCATCGCGTGGGCGCGGGTGCGGTACGGCTCGCTTCGCGCCTGGTAGCACGGCTGGTGGTGAGTTCGACGTTATGCGTGACGGCCGGCGCTTTGCTGCTGTCGAACGCCGCACAGGCTGAGGACGCCGGTGGCCCGATCGTGATTCCTGGGCCGGGTGAGAAGAATCCCGCTGCGCTCGCCGATCTGGCCGAACATATGCAAGCCGCGGCGCCCGCGAAGCGCGCAGGCTCCGCCGCGACCTTGGCCGCCGCCACCGCGCAGTCGATGACGCCCGGCCCGATCGCACGCGACACCGATCCATTCACGCGCGCGGCCAATGCGAGCGGCTCGATTGTGATTCCGGGCGCGGGTGAACCGCCTGCCGCGCCGGCGATGATCCGGACCAGCTTCAAGCCCGACGCGAACGGCGTCGTGACGATTCCCGCGCCGGTGAACGCGAATCCGCCCGCAGCGACCGGGTTTGCAAGCATCAACGTCGTGCCGGGCGCACGTCAGGCGGTGCCGGTCGTCGTCGCGTCGGCGCCGTCGTCGAACGCGGGACGGCAGGCCGCAGCGGTGCAGCCGGTGGTCGCCAACGCCCCCGAGGTCAGTGGTTTCGACAGTCTTGCGTCACGCGGCGAGCCGCCGCAGTTGGGCGCGAACGGCAAACCGGTCGTGACGACGACGGTCGCAGCGGCGGCGCCCATGCCGGCTCGTCCGGCCATCGCTCGTACGCCTTCAGTGCGGCAGGTCGCGCCGGCCGTCGCGCAACGGAATCTCCAGGCCGCAGCGGTGGCACAAGCCGTAGCGCAACCTGTGACGTCGCCAGGTCAGCAAGACTCCGAAGCGATCCGCAGCGCGGCCCTCGCCTTCCTGCAACAGCAATCCGCGGGCTTGCCCGGCAAGGTCGAAATCACCGTCGCGCAGGCATTTCCGCGCGGCCTCGCGGCTTGCACGATGCTCGAACCCTTCATGCCAAGCGGCGCGCGCCTCTGGGGCCGCATGACGGTCGGCGTGCGCTGCGCCGGCGAGCGGCCGTGGACCATCTATCTGCAAGCGCGCATCTCGCTGCGCGCCACCTACTATCTGGCCGCCCGTGCGATGGCACCGGGCGAAGTGCTCACCGCCGCCGACCTCGTCGCACGCGATGGCGACCTGACCGGCTTGCCGCAGGCGATCGTCACGGACCCGTCGCAGGCGGTCGGTTCGGTGTCGCTCACGCGCATCGCGGGCGGCATGCCGCTGCGCCGCGATATGCTGAAAAGCGCGTCGGCGGTGTCGATCGGACAGACGGTGCGGGTCGTCGCAGCCGGCGAAGGCTTCGCGATTTCAGCCGAAGGCAGCGCGATGAACAACGCGTCGCCGGGCCAACAGGTGCGGGTGAAGACGGCCAACGGCCAGATCATCTCCGGCATCGTCAAGGATGGGTCGACGGTGGAGATTCAGCTATGA
- the flgB gene encoding flagellar basal body rod protein FlgB encodes MLDKLDAEFAFGRQALDVRAYRQELLSSNIANADTPGYKARDVDFASSLAGALKKSGGAAGQGASNGSTLAMTQPAGVTSGMSMVSTAPGHMTGKTTLTPTGGSPDDYSNLQYRIPTQPALDGNTVDIDTERVQFADNTLHFESGMTVLSGQIKTMLAAITSGS; translated from the coding sequence ATGCTGGACAAACTCGATGCCGAATTCGCCTTTGGCCGCCAGGCGCTCGATGTACGCGCTTACCGCCAGGAGCTGTTGTCTTCGAATATCGCCAACGCCGATACCCCAGGGTACAAGGCGCGCGATGTCGATTTCGCTTCGTCGCTGGCTGGCGCGCTGAAAAAGAGCGGCGGCGCAGCCGGCCAGGGCGCGTCGAACGGTTCGACGCTGGCCATGACGCAGCCGGCGGGCGTGACGAGCGGCATGTCGATGGTCTCGACCGCACCGGGCCATATGACCGGCAAGACGACGCTCACGCCGACCGGCGGCTCGCCTGACGACTACAGCAATCTGCAATACCGCATTCCGACGCAACCCGCGCTCGACGGCAACACGGTCGATATCGATACCGAGCGGGTGCAGTTCGCCGACAACACGCTGCATTTCGAATCGGGCATGACGGTGCTGTCGGGCCAGATCAAAACGATGCTGGCGGCGATTACCTCGGGTTCGTAA
- the flgC gene encoding flagellar basal body rod protein FlgC: MPSLMNIFGVAGSAMSAQSQRLNVTASNLANADSTTGPDGQPYKAKQVVFAVNPIGGARSGSGQQIGGVQVTGVVDDPTPMKTAYDPGNPAANADGYVTMPNVDPVQEMVNMISASRSYQANVETLNTAKTLMLKTLTIGT, translated from the coding sequence ATGCCATCCCTGATGAACATTTTTGGTGTTGCGGGCTCCGCGATGTCGGCGCAGTCGCAACGGCTCAACGTGACGGCGTCCAATCTCGCCAACGCGGACAGTACGACCGGCCCGGACGGCCAGCCGTACAAAGCCAAGCAGGTCGTGTTCGCGGTGAACCCGATCGGCGGCGCGCGTTCGGGCTCCGGCCAGCAGATCGGCGGCGTGCAGGTCACCGGCGTGGTCGACGACCCGACGCCGATGAAGACGGCCTACGACCCCGGCAATCCGGCGGCCAACGCGGATGGCTATGTCACGATGCCCAACGTCGACCCGGTGCAGGAAATGGTCAACATGATTTCGGCCTCGCGCTCATACCAGGCCAACGTCGAGACCCTGAACACCGCCAAGACGCTGATGCTGAAAACGCTCACGATCGGAACCTGA
- a CDS encoding flagellar hook assembly protein FlgD, whose translation MTTNTTIGGSGTTVSQTLLDTMNGTKSASSSTSSTSSTSGTSATDLQNTFLQLLVAQMKNQDPTNPMDSSQMTSQLAQINTVSGISQLNTTLTSLSTQLSAGQQSQAALLIGSTVLAPGNSVTVASGKASSFGVQLANSVGDLQVVVKNSAGTIVNTIDLGKKSAGTVPVSWTPTDSAGNTLPDGNYTISAVGTINGQQATATTLAGATVQSVVMQSSGTPGLVLSNGTTVGLTSVAAIL comes from the coding sequence TTGACCACCAATACCACCATCGGCGGCAGCGGCACGACCGTGTCGCAGACGCTGCTCGATACGATGAACGGCACGAAGAGTGCCTCGAGCTCGACCAGCTCCACCAGTTCGACGAGCGGCACGTCGGCGACCGATCTGCAGAATACCTTTCTGCAGTTGCTTGTCGCGCAGATGAAGAACCAGGACCCGACCAATCCGATGGACAGCTCGCAGATGACCTCGCAGCTGGCGCAGATCAACACGGTGTCGGGCATCAGCCAGCTGAATACGACGCTCACCTCGTTGTCGACGCAGTTGTCGGCCGGCCAACAGTCGCAAGCCGCGCTGCTGATCGGCTCGACGGTGCTCGCGCCGGGCAATTCGGTGACGGTCGCGAGCGGCAAGGCCAGCTCGTTCGGCGTGCAGCTCGCCAATTCGGTGGGCGATCTGCAGGTGGTCGTGAAGAACTCGGCGGGCACGATCGTCAACACGATCGACCTCGGCAAGAAGTCGGCCGGCACGGTTCCGGTGAGCTGGACGCCGACCGACTCGGCCGGCAACACGCTGCCCGACGGCAACTACACGATCAGCGCGGTCGGCACGATCAACGGCCAGCAGGCCACGGCTACAACGCTCGCGGGCGCGACGGTGCAAAGCGTCGTCATGCAGAGCAGCGGCACGCCGGGCCTCGTGCTGTCGAACGGCACGACCGTGGGGCTGACCAGCGTCGCCGCCATCCTCTGA
- a CDS encoding flagellar hook protein FlgE: MGYQTGLSGLSASSSDLDVIGNNIANANTIGFKSGAAQFADMYANSVATAVNNQVGIGTKLAEVQQQFAQGTITSTNQALDVAINGNGFFQLSNNGSLVYSRNGVFQLDKNGFITNAQGLQLMGYAANSAGVINTAQTVPLSVPTANIAPQATTKIAAGLNLNAQDPLMLGTPTVTAGATNTGTLTTTGATITNTASGTNNDNYTVKFPTPTTYTVTDNTLGTTTAAAAYTAGTAIQLGNGQTITFNGVPAINDSYTIAPTAVAFNQNSSTTYNYSTSTTVYDSLGGSQQVNMYFAKTSAGTWNVYAGSSTGTASLIGHANFNSSGTLLGTTDAAGVATATPFVFNFSVPNTDGSSTPQNLTLNIGGTTQYGGKDGVNSLQPDGFAAGTLTSFTISADGTLTGNYSNQQTAALGQIALANFSNQNGLVNLGNNEYQQTSQSGVAQISAPGATNHGTLQGGAVENSNVDLTSQLVNLITAQRNYQANAQTIKTQQAVDQTLINL; this comes from the coding sequence ATGGGTTACCAAACAGGTTTGAGTGGTTTGTCGGCGTCGTCGAGCGATCTCGATGTGATCGGCAACAACATTGCCAACGCGAATACGATTGGCTTCAAGAGCGGCGCAGCGCAATTCGCTGACATGTACGCCAACTCGGTGGCGACCGCGGTGAACAACCAGGTCGGCATCGGCACGAAGCTCGCCGAAGTGCAGCAGCAGTTCGCGCAAGGCACGATCACCAGCACCAATCAGGCACTCGACGTCGCGATTAACGGCAATGGCTTCTTCCAGCTGTCGAACAACGGCTCGCTGGTCTACTCGCGCAACGGCGTGTTCCAGCTCGACAAGAACGGTTTCATCACCAACGCGCAAGGCCTGCAACTGATGGGCTACGCAGCGAATAGCGCGGGCGTCATCAACACCGCGCAAACCGTGCCGCTCTCCGTGCCGACCGCGAACATCGCGCCGCAAGCGACCACCAAGATCGCTGCCGGCCTGAACCTGAACGCACAGGATCCGCTGATGCTCGGCACGCCGACCGTGACGGCAGGCGCCACCAACACCGGCACGCTCACGACGACCGGCGCGACCATCACGAACACCGCTTCGGGCACGAACAACGACAACTACACCGTCAAGTTCCCGACCCCGACGACCTACACGGTCACCGACAACACCCTCGGCACGACGACCGCCGCCGCCGCGTACACGGCCGGCACCGCGATCCAGCTCGGCAACGGCCAGACCATCACGTTCAACGGCGTGCCGGCCATCAACGACAGCTACACGATCGCGCCGACCGCGGTGGCGTTCAACCAGAACAGCTCGACGACGTATAACTACTCGACCAGCACGACGGTCTACGACTCGCTCGGCGGCTCGCAGCAGGTCAACATGTATTTCGCCAAGACCTCGGCCGGCACGTGGAACGTGTACGCGGGCTCCTCGACCGGCACGGCATCGCTGATCGGCCACGCGAACTTCAATTCGTCGGGCACGCTGCTCGGCACGACCGACGCGGCCGGCGTCGCGACCGCCACGCCGTTCGTCTTCAACTTCTCGGTGCCGAACACCGACGGTTCGTCGACGCCGCAGAACCTGACGCTGAACATCGGCGGCACGACGCAGTACGGCGGCAAGGACGGCGTGAACTCGCTGCAGCCCGACGGCTTCGCGGCCGGCACGCTGACGAGCTTCACGATCAGTGCGGACGGCACGCTGACCGGCAACTATTCGAACCAGCAAACCGCCGCGCTCGGCCAGATCGCACTCGCGAACTTCTCGAACCAGAACGGTCTCGTGAACCTCGGTAACAACGAGTATCAGCAGACCTCCCAATCGGGTGTCGCGCAGATTTCGGCGCCGGGCGCGACCAACCACGGCACGCTGCAAGGCGGCGCGGTGGAAAACTCGAACGTCGATCTGACGAGCCAACTGGTGAATCTGATCACCGCGCAACGCAACTATCAGGCGAACGCGCAGACGATCAAGACCCAGCAGGCCGTCGACCAAACCCTGATCAACCTGTAA
- the flgF gene encoding flagellar basal-body rod protein FlgF, whose amino-acid sequence MDRLIYTAMSGSTQALEQQAIVANNLANASTTGFRAQLATFRAVPMAFGDGSSINDNTTRTFVLSSTPGADYTPGPIQQTGNPLDVAVQGPGWLAVQTADGNEAYTRAGNLHIDENGQLVNAMNQTVLGNGGPVSVPPGAQITIGKDGTVSALTPGDPPTAVVTVDQLKLVNPDPQTLTRGDDGLFRTADGNPADADPAVTLAPASLEGSNVNPVSAMVSMITNARQFQMQTKLLESADKNDQTANQLLSFS is encoded by the coding sequence ATGGATCGGCTGATCTACACCGCGATGTCGGGCAGCACACAAGCGCTCGAACAGCAGGCTATCGTTGCGAACAACCTGGCGAATGCGTCGACCACCGGCTTTCGCGCGCAGCTTGCGACTTTCCGCGCCGTGCCGATGGCGTTCGGCGACGGCAGTTCGATCAACGACAACACCACGCGCACCTTCGTGTTGTCGTCGACGCCGGGCGCCGACTACACACCGGGGCCGATCCAGCAGACCGGCAACCCGCTCGACGTCGCCGTTCAGGGACCGGGCTGGCTGGCGGTGCAAACCGCCGACGGCAACGAGGCTTACACGCGCGCCGGCAATCTGCACATCGACGAGAACGGCCAGTTGGTGAACGCCATGAACCAGACGGTGCTCGGCAACGGCGGCCCGGTGTCGGTGCCGCCGGGTGCGCAAATCACCATCGGCAAGGACGGCACGGTGTCGGCGTTGACGCCGGGCGATCCGCCCACCGCGGTGGTGACCGTCGATCAGCTGAAGCTGGTGAATCCGGATCCGCAAACCCTGACGCGCGGCGACGACGGTCTCTTTCGCACCGCCGACGGCAATCCTGCCGACGCCGATCCGGCCGTCACGCTGGCGCCGGCATCGCTTGAAGGCAGCAACGTGAATCCGGTCAGCGCCATGGTCTCGATGATCACCAACGCGCGCCAGTTCCAGATGCAAACCAAGCTGCTGGAAAGCGCCGACAAGAACGATCAGACCGCCAACCAGCTGCTCAGCTTTAGCTAA